The sequence below is a genomic window from Nitrosomonas sp..
TAAAGGTCGATTTTTCATCATCATCAGAGACAAAAAATTATCCCATTCATATCGGTAACGGTATTTTAAACCAGACAGAACTCATTATATCCTGCCTCAAGCAGAAACGGGTTGCAATAGTCAGCAACACGACGATTGCGCCACTCTATCTGGACAAGTTGCGCGCTGCACTGGAAAAAAATGGTGTCCAGTCCATTCCCATTATTTTGCCCGATGGAGAAGCCAACAAAAACTGGAAAACCCTGAATCTGATCTTTGATGCACTGCTTGATAACCATTGCGAGCGCACCACAACCATGCTGGCTTTAGGCGGCGGTGTAATCGGCGATCTGACCGGCTTTGCCGCCGCCACCTATTTGCGTGGCGTGCCGTTTATTCAGATACCGACAACGCTGCTGGCACAGGTCGACTCATCGGTTGGCGGAAAAACCGGAATTAACCATACCCTGGGTAAAAATATGATCGGTGCATTTTATCAGCCGCGCATGGTACTCGCTGACAGCGCCACGCTTGACACATTACCCGACCGCGAATTGCGCGCTGGCATTGCTGAAATCATTAAGTACGGCCTGATTCGTGACCCGGTATTTTTCGAATGGCTGGAAAAGAATATGCAGCGCCTGCTATCGCGCGACCCTGCGGTTCTGAATGAAGCCATACAACGCAGCTGCGAAAACAAGGCTGAAATTGTCGCCGCAGATGAGAAAGAAAGCGGGGTGCGTGCCTTGCTGAATCTGGGGCATACTTTCGGTCATGCAATCGAAAACGGAATGGGTTACGGTGTCTGGCTCCACGGCGAGGCAGTTGCTGCAGGAATCGTGATGGCGGCCGATCTATCCCGGCGCATGAAGCTGATCAGTGAAACAGATGTTGCACGTATCCAGAGAATTTTCCAGCAGACCGGTCTGCCAGTGACCGCACCAAGATTCGAAGCGGAAAAATACCTGGAACTCATGGCGCTCGATAAAAAAGTTTCTGCAGGGAAGACACGGTTTATTCTGTTGAACCGCATTGGTGAAGCGGTAATGCGCGCCGATATTCCGCCTGCATTGATCAGTGAAACACTGGATGCCTGCATGATGCATGAATAGCTTAATGACACTGGCGCCGTACGCCGTATGCGAACGCAATACCCGTGGGCGGGTGGTAGCTGAGACGCCGCCGACAGGGCGCAGCGAGTTTCAGCGCGACCGCGACAGGATTATCCATTCAAAAGCTTTCCGGCGGCTGGAATATAAAACACAGGTGTTCGTCAATCACGAAGGGGATTTGTTCCGGACGCGTTTAACGCATAGTTTGGAAGTGGCGCAAATCGGACGTTCAATTGCCCGTAATCTGCGACTGAATGAAGATCTGGTCGAGGCGATTACTCTCGCGCATGACCTGGGGCATACCCCGTTCGGTCATGCCGGTCAAGATGCGTTAAATGCCTGTATGAAGGAATATGGCGGGTTCGAACATAACCTGCAATCGCTGCGCGTGGTAGATATACTCGAAGAACGCTATGCGGCGTTTGACGGGCTAAATCTGTGTTTCGAGACTCGCGAAGGCATACTCAAGCATGCGTCAAAAAAGAATGCCCAAAAACTGGGCGAGATCGGCGAACGGTTTGTTTTGAAAAAGCGGCCGTCGCTGGAAGCACAACTGGCCAATTTTGCCGATGAAATCGCCTACAATAACCATGATATCGATGATGGCCTGCGCTCGGGATTGATTTTGCTCGAGCAATTGCAAAGTGTCAGCATCTTTTCCCGTCATTTGGCTTGCGTAAAAGAGAAATACCCGGACCTGAGTGAGCGCCGGTTGATTCATGAGACGGTGCGCTGCATGATCAATTCGCTGGCGACCGACTTGACGCAGCGCAGCACTCAAAATATCCAACGGGCGCAGCTGGACAGTCTACAGGCTGTGCGGGAGTCTCCGCCACTCATTGGTTTCAGCGATCCGATCAAAAAAGAGCAGCAGGAACTGAAAAAATTTTTGTATGACAATTTATATTTGCACTACCGTGTGATGCGTATGAGCAATAAGGCGTCGCATATCATCAAAAGTCTTTTCGACGCTTTCAGCGGCAATGTCCGTCTGCTTCCCGTTAAGTACCAGCATAAATTCAAGCACGACGGTCATCAGGCGATCGCGGATTATATTGCCGGCATGACCGATCGTTACGCGATCAGGGAATATCAGCGATTGTTTGCGATTACGCAGGATTAACACGGCGTTGCCGGCATCCTGCAACCGCGTAGCAATACTCGGTTTCGATTGATACCTTTTATCATCATTGTGTAATGAAGTAAAATAAGCCGAAATGCAAGCGCTTGCTTGTTGCATGGCGCGTTGGGATTTTCAATGGATTGTTGTCGAAAATTTCAAGAGGAAAAAATCATGACATGTGTGCTTAAAATAATGAATCGTTTCAATCGTTTCTTCTTTACCGTTTTTGCACTCTTCTTGTTGTATATGCCGGCGATTGCAGTGCTCGCGGGCGGAAACATTATTCGCGTTATCGACTTCACCGGACAGGCCGATGGCGATGCGCTTTCCTGGCTGGAAAAACAGGGCTTCGAGTTTGAGCTGAATGCCAGAAAACTGAATCCACGGTTTGAAAACGATGCGCTGGTTCTCAGTACAGATGACAAGACGGCCGGATTATTTGGACTCAGGTTTGCGCAACAGGATTTCATTCATGGCGCCAAAAGGGTGGAAATTGTCTGGGGCGTGAATAAATATCCGGAAGGTGCGGATTGGGACAACGGCATAAACAGCGTACCCATTGCTGTCATGTTGTCATTTGGAACCGAAAAACTGTCCAGTGGATTGCCTATGGGCATAAAGTCGGCGCCTTACTTTCTGAGTCCCTTTATCGGACAAAAGGAAACGCAGGATAAAATGTATCTCGGTAAACTCTGGCGCGAAGGCGGCCGGTATTTCTGCGTGGCGTCGGGCGATCAATCCGGTAAAACCATTACCACGGATTTTGAAGTGGATGACCGGTTTAAATCTACGTTCAAACAGGATAAAACGCCGCCGATTACCGCGCTTGCTTTCCAGAAGAACACCAGCAACACACAAGGGGACTCTGAAGCGTTTATCAAAAAGATTACGTTTCTATCGGAATGATTTCTATGCGTTTAGGGTTTGGATGAACAAAGGTATCGGAAGTTGAAAAAACTGAGCTTTTATGTCACCGGAAATGTTCAGAATGTCATGTTCAGACAGACGTTTATTCGTGGCGCACAAAAGCGAAAACTCAAGGCGGGCGCAACGAATGATGCCAACGATCGCAATCGGGTGCATTGCTCGCTTGCAGGCGATGAAACCGCTGTTGATGAACTGATCAACACACTGCGGGAAGGAAAACCGATCAATTCCTGGAATGCTTATGTGGAAGAACTTCACGTTCTCGATTGTTTCATTGAAATCTCGGAGCACCAGGTGACAACGGATAATGTCAATCGGTTTCAATGGTCGCCGAAAGTCGAATTTTACCTTTAATGAATTAAATAATAATAAATATATTGGAGCGAATCATGTATCAAATCACTAAAAGCCGATTGCTGATCAAAATAGCCGTTTTGGCCATGCTATCGGCCAGTCATTCAGCAATGGCGGAAACGCCCGTATCACAATCCTCTGACTCCATTTTATTGATGATCGGCAAGGAACAGGATCTTGCCGGTTGCAAGTTGCTTGGTAATGTTACGGGTGCTTCGCAGGACAGCGACAATGACCTGACATACCCCGAACGCCTCATTATCGCCAGAGATAATCTCAGAACCGAAACGGCCAAACTGGGGGGCAACGCCGTGCATGTCATACGCTCCAACACAACACGGTTTGAAATACAGGGTGTCGATAAAAAAATCGTTTTTTTGGGTAATGCGTATCACTGTGAATAATATTTAGAATTTATTCATGGTTTAGATCAAGTGATGTAGTACTAGAGATTTTAAAGCGGTAATGAAATCTTAAGCGCGTTCTTGACAGGTTCTTAAAAGCTTACGGCAACTCGGCCAGCGTATCAAACCAGGCGCTGCCGTTGAGTAGGGCACGCGGTCGTCGATGCAGTGGTAAAGCCGGGTCAGTGACACCGGCGTCCAGCGGTAAACATCTTTGTTTTCGAGTACCGCCCATAGCAGATGGTCCTGCCATTTTTAATGCAATCAGAAAGGAAGATGCGAAAAATTCTTCCGGAACGATGGGGGCAGTGCAACGTCAATGAGACATCGTTGTCATGCGTGTTGTCGATCAACGCAACACTGGTGATTAATTCACCTGAGGATGGCGGATATGACAGATGCAAATTGGGATGGAATTTATGCGGGTTTTTATCCTGTGTGTAATTGCAAGACGCGTTCTTTTTGTAAGATGAAGCTAAAGAATACGATTGATGTGGTTTAATAGATCCGGACACTCCAGTTAAGAGAGAATAGACTTAATTGGAGGAAGAAATGGAAACGAGAAGACAATACACAAAAGAATTCAAACTGGATGCCATTAGTATGGTTGTAGATCAGGGATTGACGATAGCAGAGGTGGCCAGGAACCTTGAAATTAATGCAGGTATGCTCGGCAGGTGGATCAAGGAAAGTCAGGCTGATGACAATGGACAGGCATTCCGAGGCAATGGAAAGCTGACACCAGATCAGGAAGAAATTAGAAACCTTAAATCCTAGGTCAAGCAACTCAAACTGGAGCACCAGATATTAAAGGAGGCGGCGGTCTTCTTTGCGAAAGAAACGAAGTGAAATATTCGTTCATCACCCGAAAGAAGAAGACCTATCCGGTCGGCGCGATGTGTCGACTAATGGGTGTCAGCCGCAGTGCATACTATGGCTGTGAGCAGCGTCGCAGGAATCGACCCGATGATTTGGGTCACAAGCAACTGATTGATGCAGTAAGAAATATCGCCAAATCATGCGATTACACTTATGGCAGACGCAGAATGAAACGGGCACTGAATGCATTGGGTTACCCTGTTGGCCGCTGGAAGACGAGGAAACTCATGCGCGAGGCTGGTGTGGAGGTACGACACCGAAAAAAATACAAAGTGACGACCGGCAGTAATCATCAGTTACCGGTGTTTGAGAATCACCTGGATCGTCAGTTTACTGTTGCCAGGCCGCTCAAGCTTACGTTGGCGACATAACCTACATCTGGACACAGGAAGGCTGGTTGTATCTGGCGATCGTCATTGATCTGTTTTCCAGAAAAGTGGTTGGCTGGAGCATGAGTTCACGGATGAAAGCGAGCCTGGTATGTGATGCGTTGAGAATGGCCATTACTCTGCGCCGACCACCACAAGGGCTAATAGTGCATTCGGATCGTGGAACACAGTATGCCAGCAAAGCATACCGCAACTTGCTAAAAACACACGGTTTTGTTGGCAGCATGAGCCACTTGGGAAATTGTTGGGACAACGCGGTGGCTGAAAGCTTCTTTGGCAGCCTCAAGCGGGAACGTTGCCAATGGCGACACTACCAAACCCGCTATGGCGCACAGCAAGACATTTTGCAGTATATCGCTGTGTTTTATAACAATCAGAGACTGCATTCATACCTGGATTACAAAAGTCCAAACCGATATGAAACAGAAGCTGCAAAAAAGGTGAAAGTTGCTTAACTGAGGTGTTCGGTTTTACTTGACCAGATCAGATAATCAATGTTGTTACATGTGTGCGGGAATGCCGGTGAGTGTGCGGCAAGGCGATCATTTTTTCAGGCGAGCCCATCTTTCTTATACAAATACATGATATTTTATGAATTCATATTATTAGTTGATAATCCCGGGTTTTGTGTCATTTCTATGAATTCTCTTAGGTCGGCTTTGTCTGAATTTATAATATCTCTTTTCTAAAATAATGTTCTTTATTAACAGTTTTCCCAGGCATGGAAAAAATTTCAGTAGTCCCTTTTCATATAATTTTCTCGTTTTACTGTTTTTCTTTGTCAGCCTGATTATATATTCTCCCGTTTCTACGGCATCTCAGTTGGAAGATTTGAGCTTGGAACAATTGATGGAGATCAGAATTGTGACTGCTGCAAAATATGAACAGAAACAGGAACAGGTCGCCGCTTCTGCCAGTGTGATTACTCGCAACGATATACGAACATATGGCTGGCGTACTGTTAATGAAGCATTGGCCAGCCTGCCTGGAATTCATGCGACCTATGATTATCGATATGAATACCTGGGAACGCGTGGACTGGGTATACCAGGGGATTTCAATACGCGCGTCCTGATTATGATTAACGGCAACCGAATTAATGATGGCACTTACGATCAAGGGCCAGTCGGACGTGACCTGCCGCTGGATATCGACATGATTGACCGGATTGAATTTGTTCCAGGGCCAAGCAGTGCCATATATGGACAAAATGCCATGCTGGGCGTGGTCAACATCATTACACGTAATGGTTCCGATGTGCAGGGTGTGGAGTTGTCAACTTCCTATCAAACCAAGGAAAGAATGTTCCAGGAACGCGTTACTTTCGGGAAAAAATTTGATAATGGCACTAATGCGATTGCTTCTTTCTCAGGCTTACAGGCGCGCGGTGCAGACCGTTTCTTCGAGTTTGGCGATGCCGGTATTTCAGGTGTGGCGCGCCGTCAGGATGGAGAAGATATCAAACAGGCATTTGCGCGTGTTACTCGAGGGCCACTTGCTTTTGATTTTATGTACGGTAATCGACGCAAAGATGACCCCACTGCATCATTTTTTAGTGACCCATTCTCAGATGTCAATGTAAACGACCGTCATTTGCGCGCACAAATCCAGTATGACGACAATCTTGCCAACAATACGCTTAATATATTTGGTAGGGTATTTCTAGGACAATACCGTTTCCGCCAGCCGGTTTTTTTTAGTGATGAGAAACTGACGGTTAAAGGCCCAAGCGATTGGCATGGCGGGGAATTACGATTGCTTTCCACTGCGCTGCCCCACCATAAATTACTCATGGGTGTTGAATATCACAACAACACGCGCATCAGACAAACAGCCACTTTTCAAAATTTTATAAGTCCTGAACAAAATGTCAATATCCGAAGCTCTGTTGTACGCATCGGTGTATTTCTTCAGGACGAATGGCGCATGACGGATACACTTTCAGCAACAATTGGATTGCGTTATGACTACAACAAATGGATTGGAAGCCGGTTGAGTCCACGTGGCGCATTGATTTGGCAAGCCACACCTAAAACAACATTGAAAGCGCTATACGGCCGTGCCCACCGTTCGCCGAATGCATTCGAGCGCGAGTTTGATGATGGTGCTTCTCAGGT
It includes:
- a CDS encoding deoxyguanosinetriphosphate triphosphohydrolase, with the translated sequence MNSLMTLAPYAVCERNTRGRVVAETPPTGRSEFQRDRDRIIHSKAFRRLEYKTQVFVNHEGDLFRTRLTHSLEVAQIGRSIARNLRLNEDLVEAITLAHDLGHTPFGHAGQDALNACMKEYGGFEHNLQSLRVVDILEERYAAFDGLNLCFETREGILKHASKKNAQKLGEIGERFVLKKRPSLEAQLANFADEIAYNNHDIDDGLRSGLILLEQLQSVSIFSRHLACVKEKYPDLSERRLIHETVRCMINSLATDLTQRSTQNIQRAQLDSLQAVRESPPLIGFSDPIKKEQQELKKFLYDNLYLHYRVMRMSNKASHIIKSLFDAFSGNVRLLPVKYQHKFKHDGHQAIADYIAGMTDRYAIREYQRLFAITQD
- a CDS encoding DUF4156 domain-containing protein, which encodes MYQITKSRLLIKIAVLAMLSASHSAMAETPVSQSSDSILLMIGKEQDLAGCKLLGNVTGASQDSDNDLTYPERLIIARDNLRTETAKLGGNAVHVIRSNTTRFEIQGVDKKIVFLGNAYHCE
- a CDS encoding TonB-dependent receptor; the protein is MEIRIVTAAKYEQKQEQVAASASVITRNDIRTYGWRTVNEALASLPGIHATYDYRYEYLGTRGLGIPGDFNTRVLIMINGNRINDGTYDQGPVGRDLPLDIDMIDRIEFVPGPSSAIYGQNAMLGVVNIITRNGSDVQGVELSTSYQTKERMFQERVTFGKKFDNGTNAIASFSGLQARGADRFFEFGDAGISGVARRQDGEDIKQAFARVTRGPLAFDFMYGNRRKDDPTASFFSDPFSDVNVNDRHLRAQIQYDDNLANNTLNIFGRVFLGQYRFRQPVFFSDEKLTVKGPSDWHGGELRLLSTALPHHKLLMGVEYHNNTRIRQTATFQNFISPEQNVNIRSSVVRIGVFLQDEWRMTDTLSATIGLRYDYNKWIGSRLSPRGALIWQATPKTTLKALYGRAHRSPNAFEREFDDGASQVANPGLHSEWIDTAEFVADYRPQHNLNLRASIYEWRMHNIITLGVDPITELLQYQQNQNKVIARGAELSFDKTWDKGVRLRSSLGFQDAEQGGVQRVNSPYFLGKVNFSFPIPLMSGLRAGYELQYNSERKTFDGTKTKDYLLSNLNLWTDVKWIKELQASLSLYNLFNENYRHPAAESNWQNSFIQPGRTVRFKLDFHF
- a CDS encoding acylphosphatase, giving the protein MKKLSFYVTGNVQNVMFRQTFIRGAQKRKLKAGATNDANDRNRVHCSLAGDETAVDELINTLREGKPINSWNAYVEELHVLDCFIEISEHQVTTDNVNRFQWSPKVEFYL
- the aroB gene encoding 3-dehydroquinate synthase, producing the protein MRTIKVDFSSSSETKNYPIHIGNGILNQTELIISCLKQKRVAIVSNTTIAPLYLDKLRAALEKNGVQSIPIILPDGEANKNWKTLNLIFDALLDNHCERTTTMLALGGGVIGDLTGFAAATYLRGVPFIQIPTTLLAQVDSSVGGKTGINHTLGKNMIGAFYQPRMVLADSATLDTLPDRELRAGIAEIIKYGLIRDPVFFEWLEKNMQRLLSRDPAVLNEAIQRSCENKAEIVAADEKESGVRALLNLGHTFGHAIENGMGYGVWLHGEAVAAGIVMAADLSRRMKLISETDVARIQRIFQQTGLPVTAPRFEAEKYLELMALDKKVSAGKTRFILLNRIGEAVMRADIPPALISETLDACMMHE